From the genome of Xiphophorus couchianus chromosome 15, X_couchianus-1.0, whole genome shotgun sequence:
ATACAGAGAAGCAAAGCATGGAAAGAAAGCACTCTTGCATTTGACCTGGTCAAAAATAAATCCTATGAAGCTGGAATGGCGCCTCCTATAGGTGGTGTTGACAACGGTGGCAGGAGGAGAGCCTTCAGCTTTGCAGACATGGCTGCTATTTCTGGGTCCTGGGTTTCATACATCTTCACCAGTCTGGCAAATTTAAGGACGCCTGTGAGGGATGCAGCAGATTGACGCGAGtcacatttatgcaaaacaaCCTTCCGtctgtgaaacatttattattgtatCAGTAGAGCAGTGTGAGATTCCATTGCAGAGTGCACTAATTTGTCTCTAAATTTATTCTAACGtataaaaaatgtctcttcAAAGTTAATTGTTTGATATATTCATTTAATCACGTAACGTTCACTAGTTTTGTATAAATTTTGGAAAACTtgaaagtacatttaaaaaaaaaaagtcaagtcaccgtgttccaaattattatgcaagtgatattttctcagattttcttaaatggtcaatgcaaatgatggtcagtatcattttcaagtcatgaactgtTGCAGTAcgaatcaaattttactgaacaaagctccccatgagaacagtattttttttcaaaaataaaaactcaaaatgctctgtttcaaattattatgcacagcagattttctaaacattttatggattataaagaactgcaaactgTCATTCtatgaatgtgcagcattaagtggtcacatgtactaaaatcaaaagctatttcaatcaaacatcttaacagacttaacagttacatgttaacataggacccctttgatatcacctgcacaattcttgcatccagtgaacttgtgagtttgtggaaagtttctgcttgaatttctttgcaggatgtcagaaaaccttcccagagctgctgttctgatatgaactgcattccaccctcagatcttctgcttgaggaaactccaaaggttctcaatagggttgaggtcagaggaagatggtgaccacaccatgagtttctccccttttatgcccatagcagccaatgacacagaggtattccttgcagcatgagatggtgcattgtcatgcatgaggATGATTTTGCTACGGAAGGTAccgctcttctttttgaaccatgaaagaaagtgatcggTCAGAAAGttcatatactttgctgaggtcattttcacaccttcagggactctgaattggccgaccaatgattctctccccatgatttcggcccaaaaatggctccaccacctccttgctgacgtcacagacatgttgggacgtggtgaccatccaccaccaatccactactgcgtccatctgcgaccatccagggttgcataccagtcatcagtgaacaaatctgtttgaaaattaatcttcatgtacggctgggcccactccGACCGTTTCtacttgtgagctctggttaggggtgGCCGAATAGTAGAGtcatgcaccacaagcctctggaggatcctccatcttgaggttccagaggctccagcagcttcaaataactgtttgctgctttgtagggcattttaacagctgctctcttaatccgatgaatttgtctaacagaaacttTTCTCATTACGCCTTTACTGCACAAACCCacctttgttctgaatcagccacaaatctcttcacagtacgataacgcttcagtttttgttaaatatctaatgttttcatatcttgtcatacggcactgcactatctgatgattttagTCAGCAGAAAGATCCTTtgtctttcccatattgcttgaaacctgtggcctgctaaataatgtggaacatccttcttaagaacatttcctttaattgagctcaccacacaaactaatcaacccagctctctgaaattaattatagtgattcaaagagccctgacacacactACCacctataaatttaatagcacaataaaaaaattatgacactttttatgacacttaaatccaatttgcataataatttggaacacagtgtagGATAttggaacattttcacaaagatttaagtttgaccttttttttattttgtattttttgataaaaaaactcaacttatctgatcatttaaactaaatatatgCCATTAGTAGCTAAAATATGTAGAGTCATCAAAATCTGAGTAGAAATTCatctaaaaaaatcaaacatggtCACAAAACAAATAGAACTGCTTATTGTTccttagttttatttcaaaaaactattaaatattGTAAGACATCAACATCACCTTCTCCTTCATTGTTAAATCCATACGCCTTGATTACTTCCTGTTGAATCTGAGTGGCCACAGGAAGCACGAGCTGCAACATCTTCCCCATGTCGTTACAGGCGCTCTCCCGAGCCTCCTCCATTCGCACAGCGTTCTCTGGCACCGAAAAGGCCTGGATCACTTCACTCAGCACCACTGCAGAACAAAACGAGCATCTGTGGTTACTTTGCAAACTTTCCAAAGCACAAATGAATACCTACACAACTGCCTCGATCAGTAACTACCTGACAGACTGAAATTTATATAACTACCTTATTCGATTTACTCTAAACCTCAGACTACaaggttaattttgttttctgtcatcgGAAAGGAGCAGATGAATCTACAGTTGTGGACATGATTTTGACTAGTTAGAACTAGGGAATCATTTTGAGATGCattatgaaaaactaaaaaacaaagttaggTTAATTAGCAACTCTAAGTTTTGCTCTGTTATCTGCTATAATATGAAGGGAAAAGTGATATAAAAGATGGGGTTAGTTGCATGTTTATCATGGCATTATGATCTAAAAGCATTCAATCCTGGGCCTGCCTTGCTTTAACTGCTTGAACTAGACAAGAGTCCAGGTTTGCAACCTTTCTGTGAGGATTAAGCAAGTGCAGGTAACCATATGTTGGatcggcagcagcagcagcagaactaTTCATTCATCTTTTATACCTGCTTATTCCTTCCAGGTTTACAGGTTGGACTTGAAAAGACTCATTCAGCTACTAAATACTAACTTGAAGGGATGGAGGGACATTGGTTATTTGTGAAGTCgcttattttatgttacatatttttaattgatttgtttttcgtttgtttgttttttcaaaaaagccaaatttcgttgttcttgattgatttgcaaaacaataaagaagCTAAAACATCCAAGAGAGCGAATACTTTcgtaaaacatgcaaactccatgcggAGAGGGCATTCTAGTGACGCaggagcaacatttttaatcatactgtatatttatttctgcagaCGATTGATTATGTTAATAAAACTTCAATCATTAGGAAGCTTGGGAAAATATACAGGATTGATGACTAAAGAGAGCGCTGACTGCTTATCTAGCCTCTTTTAAACTATTTCGTTTGCTACGTTGgaggaaaaagtcaaacaaggaggaaaatgtttctctcaCCTCTGGTTTGTTCAGCGGTCAGTGTGGGTTGTTGGGCTGGAGCCGAAGCCATGATGTCTACCGTGGAAAGGgacaaaacacaataacaacCAGGTTACTACAAATATGTCATCTCTGTTCAGAACTGGCGAACTACAAACAGTTAAATGTAGCGCTTCTTAACCGACCTAGTCACGAAAACGAGACCAATGTACAAATATTATGACAAAACGCGTAAAAAGACACTATGCATAAAGAATAGTATGTGTATTGGTGAATCGACATTATTTCTAAGTTATATTAACTCATCTAACAGAATCTTAAGCAacggcaacagaaaacaacGATAAATATATATGTTCATAAAACGGAGtaatctaaaaataagaaacatttaagGTGCATGTTCTCACCACTGATTAAAACACCAGCCCTGAAAGCTAGCATCAAACAACCCTAAGGAAATATCGTAAATTGACCTAAACCAACAAATTTACGACAGTTAGCGACAGGACCTCCGTTTTATGGTACATGTCAACGTAATACGTAAACATACCTCGAAAAGCTTCAACCTGGTGAAATCACGATTAGTTTCTGAAGTTGGAAGACAGTCAGGCgtttgaatttgagttttttgtgccttttttttatttatctcatcATTCTAGTGACGAGACGAAGAGGTGTATTTTTATGGTGAAGAAGCTGATTTTCCACGTTGAACTTGGGAGTTACGCATATGGAGCAGAAGCTCGCAGAGTTTAGAGCCCGAAGACAGGCGGAAAAAGGCATGAAAAAGTCCGAACCTGCTGCTCCTCAGCCCGGagaacagagaggaggaggagggcctGCTGTTCAGCCTGACAGCAGTCATCAACCAAAGGAGCCAGAAGCCAGCCAAGCTGCAATCAGCAGCTCTAAAAACAGGGTAAAAGATCACTACATGCAAACACATTAGCACAGTGaatattgatttaaatgagAATTGTTCAAAAAATGCGGCTAACTCAGTCCGAATTACAATAGATTAGTTGCATTCTAAAGGTTTCTGCAGGTGTAAGTAAATATGCAAACATTATTTCAAATCTGCATATAAAATACAACGTCAGAATCATTCAAAAATATATGTCACATTAAAGATAGACGTAAAGatctatttctttaaaaaacctgaacCCAGGAtatatgtttaataaataatatcttaACAACTTCTATGAATTCCCTGTCATTGTCTTAGTCTTCCAGTTGTATTCAGGTATACTATGacgcaaaagtatttacacctcTTAAACTTTTTCAACATATGCCttgttttttgaatattttaattgttgctttatctaataaacaaacaaaaatcagtgCATAAGTGGAATGGGAAGAAAATTCTACATGGTTTTAAGAACATTTACACTTGAAAACCTATAAAATGTCATTGGTATTCAACAAACCTTAGACaccttttgtttcattttctgtttcaagtCTGTTGGCAGCGTATTTCTATCAGAATCACATGCCTGCAGGCTGaagttcttcatttttttcttttgtaaccTGGCCCACGCTCAGTCAGGTTAAATGGAGAGGTTTTGTAAataatcaattttaaagttaatCATAGATCCTATTCTTTCCTCTTCACAATTCTACACTTTTGCACAAGTGACCAACTTTATGTTGCTCTAGAACATAAATGGaaatcattttgtgtttatgtgactGTATAAGAAAAACTTCAAGTTTAAAAGTACATAACACTGTTTGTGGAATatgtgtaaacaattaaaataatattcatcTTAGTATTTGTATACTACTGTACGATGTTTTCAATCAGCTTATATTCTGTAATCCTGAGAGCTGCTGACTTTCTGTCATGTGTCCTGCAGGACTGTAGGGACTGGCTGCTAGACAGTACTCTGGGACGATGGTTTGCTTCAAGACAGCTGGTCCTCTCCAACATTATGTTGCTCAAAGTGCTGCTGtggctggttctgctgggtctTTTTGTTGAACTGGAATTCGGACTGCCTTTCTTCGTCATCTCCCTGTTCTACTGGCTCTATGAAGGACTTCGCAGCCCAGAACCTAGAAAGCCAGGAGAACTGAGTGCTTACTCTGTCTTCAACCCAGACTGTCAGCCTCTCCTTGGCTCACTCACTGCTGAACAGCTGGAGGGGGAGATGGGCTACAGACCTCTGGCCAACAGATAAAGTGCTTGTCACTTCCATAACTGAAGGGCATAATTCAAGATCTTTCTTGTTTGGAAAAAGGATTATGAACTGTATTTCTTATGTATCTATTGCACATTAAATTAACGCTGGCATACTTATTATTTTGTTCCCTTCTATGCTGCAACATTTTAGGAACCTCAGatgtaaatgtatataaaaCCTTTATCTACATTGGTCTTCTCACTGTTTGTCTTTCAAACATTAATTACCTTGATTGCTGAAACTTCCCTAAATGCCAGGGATAATTTGGGgactactctttttttttggaccacaatttgtttttagttctgtttgttttaatttacattcagttttatttgccAAGTTTGTTCACGCAAACCATAAGTTTGACTTTGGTTCCACTTTGGTCTCAATGTGCAGACATTTCAATGTAAACATGTCAaatttggaggaaaataaattgttttttgttgttttattttcaaacatggATATGCactatttttttgtaaaagaagaCGATGAATTATTGAAGAATTGATCTCTGCACCCTGGGAAATTATGTGTCCTATccatcaataaatgttttttttcaacataacCGACCTTAAATAAGTCTTATACAAATGCTAAATGCTAGACCCTGATTAGGTCTGACAGTGATGCTTTACTCTcttaaaaaatttgaatatgaaaaaatgtttccgTTTCCAGATTTTACTGCTTATTGCCTGATCTGGAAGATGAACAAAAAGGAATTTCTAAaccaattgattttttttaactaatttataCACTGTTGTccagaaagtgaaaaaagatcacattcttttgactttttttttaagcacagtttaatttttgctgtatttgttagattttttaaaaaagaaataagggATGTACTTATCTGTCAGGAAGAAATACCAATGTTGCAATCATTTCATGACACAcacatgtttttcaaatgtatgaAGAACATGTAATTTAATGGCATCAATTTTTGGTTATTTCCCTGACTTCAATATTTGTCCGACCTATTTTTTGGTTGCAAacttatttctattaaaaataatttttttaaaaaggtgaatttcactgtttttagaATCTGGACCCTGTTGtgaggattttaaaatgatccCTGTGGTGATTAAACTTCAATTTATGCTTTGCTTTAAATAATCTGTATTCAAGTCCAGATTTGAGATGTTTAGAGTTTGAAAAGAGATTTTAGCCCGGATTTTAGATTTTgcagctgcaaaaaaataaacctgtgCAATTCACCACACGGTGTATTGGAAGCTTATTACTATTTCATAATTTGTggaacaaaaagataaaacccAAGCTATGAGATGTGCAGTTAAAAAAACGATGCTCGTTCTGATCAGCACTCCTTaccagttggtggcggtaaAGTACCGTAATGTTTACCAGGTGTCATAAAGACCGCAataagaggaagaagaagatggTTCACTCCTATCTACTTCCGCGTTGGTCCAAACGCAGTTCTAGAAGTACATGTTTACCTTTCACTTGAAAAATGCGTTACTGAAAGATTTGCAATATAGTTAGTTACAATAGTTAACTTTTTTAAAGCTTGTTAAAGGCCTCCCCCTGGTCTAACGTAGTTCATATTAAGCCGTTACATTGCAAAGGGACTCAAAGTACAGTTAACTGTCCGTTTCCAGTCAAAGATCTGATACATTCATAAAACTGTGGCGCGGCAACTACTTCTATTTTCTTCACCAGTAAGTAATGACCCCGTTTCCAATTTGATATTTCTCTAATGTAAGCTAGTAACTGTCACTGATAGCAGATAACTGGTTTACATGGTTAACCAGTTAACTGAACTAACAGATCTAGAATCCCAGATTAACCGTCTAatctaaatatctaaaattaacGCATGAAAAATGGTTTGTAGTGCTGATACAAGCACGTAACACATATTTGGTTCATTTGGTCGTATTGTTTGCATAAGTGCAAACAGTACAATCCTATTTGTTAGGTAATGGCCATATCTGTATGGTTAGAGATATTGCCTTCAGAGAACAAGCAGTTGtatagataaatatttattagagCAGGATCAATGTtcaacagagaaaataattacAAGCAGTTATGTGGTGTTTGTTTGAATAGCCCATGCTTGCCAAATTTTGATATGACTTTTGATATGTAATAAATGTCTGTTTGTTAGATGCTAAGgcttcttttcctctttattgGTTGTGCAATAACCAATATTGCACAACCAAAAActtaactattattttttttatacatttttgccATTACTTCTGTTATACAGCTGTCTTAAGATGtataaaagtttcagtttttcatgataaaatattcaaatatcaACCAAAACTATTCCGAATATGCCTGATCTCACTTTCCTTACAGTTTTCTAGCGATCaacttaaaacacttaaaaatgtcTGGTAATCCTGCTGTGGTTATGCGGCTGGTGGCGTCCGCCTATTCAGTGGCTGAAAAGGCCGGGGCCATAGTAAGGAAGGTGCTTCACAGTGGAGATCTTGGCATTGTTGAAAAGGTGTGtatgtatttactttttaaagtcagaTCAGTAGggagaaaacatgttttctttagaagaaatgaattcattttaagTGGTTATGTTGAATATATATTTGCACCTTTTGCACAGACAGGAGCCAACGATCTGCAGACGCTCGCGGACCGACTTGCACAGAAAAGCATCTGTGCTTCACTGTCTAGACGTTTCCCCAAGGTCACCATCATTGGAGAGGAGGTAACTGGATGTGCAGCTTCATTTAGAAAACATGCACTGATCAAACGAAATCAGCACCTCAAAATGTCTGTTAATTACCTGATTACAGGATCTTCCATGTGAGGAGGTCCAGGAGGATATGATTGAGAATGGCCAGGCAGAGGAAATCCTTCAGAAGAGCTGTCCAAAAGAGTATGAAGCACTAAAAGAAGAAGAGGTAactacaaacaaataaataatgaatccTTTTGggattattattactattgtgCATACATTTGAAAGCCTTCTCCTTAAGTGTGAACAGGCTTAATTGGAATATGTTTGTGTTAATCTCAGCTAGTTGTTTGGGTTGATCCCCTTGATGGCACCAAAGAATACACTGAAGGTAAGTGTAAAATCCGTGCTCTCAACTTGAGCTTTCAGTTTTCTTAATAATATGATACAGCTTGCAATGATAGATAGCAAATAAATAGAACCACAGCTTGCACCTAAACTTAACCTCTCAGCATggatttcatgtttgtttttgttgcagattAGTCTTTGTGCACCAGTTTGTTGGctggtttttggttttctttcctTGCTTCTCCATCACTTTTACAGTGTCTGTGTTCCTTCTTTTGTGCGTCCTTGGGCTTTTCTCCTATCGTCCTCTTTCTTGTCCTCTCTTTGCTGTCTTCAGCCTCAAGTTGTCTCCATCTACAAGCTGTTGACCAGAAACCACACAAAGAGTTGGACAAGACTCACAGCACAGCTATCCGTACGGCAGTGTAGACAGTGGACTTTTAATGGCCACGTCAGAATTATTTGCCAATGATAGAAAGGGTGATAGAATAtcttattttcttcaaataacaTTCCTCCTATTCTGGACTTAGGGCTCCTGGACAATGTGACAGTTCTCATTGGCATTGCATATGGAGGCAGAGCAATTGCAGGTGTCATCAACCAGCCATTCTACAATTACCAGGTTCAAACCAAACTATAAATTATCCACAGATTTGCTTGAAAAGACACCATCAGTAGGTTATTTTGACGGTTTTCTCTCCAGCTTGGATCAGGAGCTGCTTTAGGGAGAACAATATGGGGAGTTCTCGGATTGGGCGCCTTCGGGTTCCAGCTGCAGGAAGTTCCAGCCGATAAGCGAATTGTCACCACCACCCGTTCCCATAGCAACAAGACGGTAACAGACTGCGTGAACGCCATGGAACCTCACGACGTTATAAGAGTCGGGGGTGCTGGAAACAAGGTGAGGTGGATTTGGAGCCAAAGGGCTTTTCATacactaataaaacatttagatgtggGCTGTATTCTAAGTACTCCTGTTAACTGACTCCACATTTTGCAGATAATCCAGCTTATTGAAGGGAAAGCATCTGCTTATGTGTTTGCCAGTCCAGGCTGCAAGAAATGGGATACATGCGGTCCTGAGGCAATCCTGCATGCCGTCGGAGGTAAAACTCTTAAAGTTTAAGGAATGGAAAAAGGTTTATCTTTTGCCAGATTGACTCTTAAAGTGAAATGATAtcaacctttttgtttttcctcatgcAGGAAAACTGACTGACATGTTTGGGAATCCTTACCGTTATAATGCAGACGTAAAGCATatgaactctgctggggttctTGCTACACTACGCAACCATGATTACTACGTCAGCAGAGTGCCACAGTCTGTGCTGCAAGCGCTGAGGTCAGATTGAGTTCAGTCATGATGTGCCTCTGGGGTAGAGATGGTCTTggtctttctttgtgtttttaattgctATGACACTGTTTAGTACTTGTTATTGTTGCAATAATCTCATTCTTTTTGGCAAGTATCATTATTTAAATCATATTCACTATATAGTCTCGCCAGTAAAAGCTATCCATCTAACCAATCTGGCCTTAAGTGAAAAAGTAGCTGGTTCCAACAGCTGGTTGTGGAACAGTTATAGCAAGAACTTCCATCATATGTTTGCAGTAATTTGGcaatttatcttttatattgTGGTGAAGAAATTTTGGTAAAGTCTTAGTATTTTAGCATTAAGACTCTCCCATACAGcctgtttttgttcagtctATTTTTTTGGACAAGTGTGGTTTGCGGGGCTTTAGGTGTTGTTCTGGGTTGGATGAACAGTTGTTGGAGTAATCTTTGTAGGCTCATCACTCCTGTGAACATTCAACAGtattccatgttttctccatttgtggataattcCTTTCACTGTGTTTCACTGGACTCTCATTGCCTTTGTAACCCGTTCTAGCCTGATTGATGTCAGTGACTTTGTTCTACATGTCCTCTTGAATTTCTGTAGATCATGGCATGTTGTATTGCTTTTTGAGATTTGTCAGTCTTTTATTTGAGAGAAATAGTTTTCTCTCTGTaaaatttcttgattttacaGGTCTGGCAATAATCAGACCTGTAAAATCTGATTACTGCTGGTGAAACTGAACTCAGCCTCTTTCCAAAAATTGGCTTAGCGACACAATTTTACaagcgaaaaaaaaaagaagctttttttccctcaacatAATTTCAATGGAATCTTTGCTAGACatagaaacaaaacatacagaTTTAACCCCTGTAACTGAAACTTTTTTTGCTCTGATGGCATTATTGTctgaaagaaatatatttttgtaatatgtttttgctgtatttggttgcagaaaacattcatcaactgctgcttttcaaataaattatagGAACCGGAGCAACATGTAGAGGAAAaagattcaaatttaaaatattaacagacttaatgattttaatgtaacattttaataaacagcAAAGTCATGAAAGGTGCCAAAAGTAACTCCttaaaactagaaaatatttgcttttttgcttttttgtaaatatgaatacaaagtttttgtgaGAATTCATCAGTTTGTGAGCCTTTTATGACACCTGTTTAAAATAGACAAATACTTGATTACATTTAggaatatattttgtattttaatcagGTAAAACCCATAAGATATAAGAAGGTAAAACAAACCTACTAAATCTAGTTAgtcatttttctaacaaatttacacacatttttttttcctttgttttatttgtcataaacgccaaataaaaaactgattttaacaaaagactgttggtgtgttttcttgtgttttcactcagaataaaaatataaagcttAATAACAGTCAAGAAagattttttaatctgttttttttttataaatgaaaaaagaatttaacatatttatactGTAAAAGGTTATACTGCAGCAGATTATCATGATTTTTGGCTGTTCACTTATAGATCAGCTTTGCCCTTTAGTATTGTGTGTTGGtcaacacaaatattaaatacaaagtgattaatattatttaaagatgTTGATACAGCTTTTTAATGAAGGACCAACTCAAACTTTGCAGgttaaagagaaataaaactaacacaGTTTTGCTGGTCcttcaaaattaaacatttttattctgttaataaataaatgtgaagatggcaaaatacaaaacatatacatttatGCAAGTTAATTACATCGATATGCAATAAGAATTACTTAATGCTTAGTTACCAAACTTCAGAGAAGCTGAGCAACCAAATGGAGCTGACTGTAGCTTAACCGCTGCTGGCAAAAGCCACCCAGCGAGCCCCGTAATCTTATTACCAAATGAGGGTACCATTATGAGGGTCGTTattgtaaaaaacaattttcatatCCATAAACGATGTCGTAACTTTAAAAcccagttgttttattttgagcagCTTTTGCACTCTTCTTGCTTTTTTTGCGCTGAACGACGGACATAATGAGCCAGCACATAATGATGCCTGCCAGTAAACTCACAAGTCCCACAACCACTGGCACCCACACAGGGAGGGGAGTGGAACACTTTGGCAGTATGGTGGAACTGACTGCGCTGGTTGTGATGATGCCTGGATCAACAGTAGTCTTGGGGAGTTCTGGTTGGCTGTTACCTTTAGTGAAGATAAAGGGGGACGCCTGCAGGGGAAGatgaaattattataaaatgattttaaaaaattgttagaTGAGACACATCTGAGACAGATGGAAGAAGTTATGAGTTGACGGAGATTTCATTGTCAAATATATCTAAGTTGTTCATTAggcaacattaaaacaacatgcATAAATGATTGAACTGTGCAACTGTTACATTAAGGGAAACAAAATCTAAGTACATTGGAGTAAAATACTAATCCAACATTATCCTATAATATGAAGTTTCAGTCAGAAATGTATGTATGCTCTGTATGTATCACCAGGGCATACATGCATGCTTGGCTTTTAGTCCAAACATAAAGATCTACATACAACCCCGCACAGATTTGGAGGAAAATCTCTTAGCAAGTTTCCTTCAACCGCACAATTTCTGTAACCATTAGCAAGCTGTTGGCACAATTTTCCCTGGATATTTGACTGTACTTATCAGAAACAATGGAGTTAATTCATGACTGTCTAGAAATGATTTATGTACAAGAAAATGAAGCCTTGAGCCTTTATACTTCTTTAATATCCAATCAGTGCTTTAAAACTATATAATGGACCAAGTGCtgaacacaaatataaaatctattaaaagtAACAGTATTCAAGAGatatttttctgtatatttctccaataataaacttttacaaacaGTGAGAATCCTGCACAAATCTGTGGGAGATCTATAAATACCTCAGAGGGGCAGTGAATCTTGGCACGGTCATG
Proteins encoded in this window:
- the grcc10 gene encoding protein C10 isoform X2; its protein translation is MASAPAQQPTLTAEQTRVVLSEVIQAFSVPENAVRMEEARESACNDMGKMLQLVLPVATQIQQEVIKAYGFNNEGEGVLKFARLVKMYETQDPEIAAMSAKLKALLLPPLSTPPIGGAIPAS
- the bpnt1 gene encoding 3'(2'),5'-bisphosphate nucleotidase 1 isoform X2; this encodes MSGNPAVVMRLVASAYSVAEKAGAIVRKVLHSGDLGIVEKTGANDLQTLADRLAQKSICASLSRRFPKVTIIGEEDLPCEEVQEDMIENGQAEEILQKSCPKEYEALKEEELVVWVDPLDGTKEYTEGLLDNVTVLIGIAYGGRAIAGVINQPFYNYQLGSGAALGRTIWGVLGLGAFGFQLQEVPADKRIVTTTRSHSNKTVTDCVNAMEPHDVIRVGGAGNKIIQLIEGKASAYVFASPGCKKWDTCGPEAILHAVGGKLTDMFGNPYRYNADVKHMNSAGVLATLRNHDYYVSRVPQSVLQALRSD
- the bpnt1 gene encoding 3'(2'),5'-bisphosphate nucleotidase 1 isoform X1 — protein: MSGNPAVVMRLVASAYSVAEKAGAIVRKVLHSGDLGIVEKTGANDLQTLADRLAQKSICASLSRRFPKVTIIGEEDLPCEEVQEDMIENGQAEEILQKSCPKEYEALKEEELVVWVDPLDGTKEYTEASSCLHLQAVDQKPHKELDKTHSTAIRLLDNVTVLIGIAYGGRAIAGVINQPFYNYQLGSGAALGRTIWGVLGLGAFGFQLQEVPADKRIVTTTRSHSNKTVTDCVNAMEPHDVIRVGGAGNKIIQLIEGKASAYVFASPGCKKWDTCGPEAILHAVGGKLTDMFGNPYRYNADVKHMNSAGVLATLRNHDYYVSRVPQSVLQALRSD
- the grcc10 gene encoding protein C10 isoform X1, which encodes MLAFRAGVLISDIMASAPAQQPTLTAEQTRVVLSEVIQAFSVPENAVRMEEARESACNDMGKMLQLVLPVATQIQQEVIKAYGFNNEGEGVLKFARLVKMYETQDPEIAAMSAKLKALLLPPLSTPPIGGAIPAS
- the saysd1 gene encoding SAYSvFN domain-containing protein 1 — protein: MEQKLAEFRARRQAEKGMKKSEPAAPQPGEQRGGGGPAVQPDSSHQPKEPEASQAAISSSKNRDCRDWLLDSTLGRWFASRQLVLSNIMLLKVLLWLVLLGLFVELEFGLPFFVISLFYWLYEGLRSPEPRKPGELSAYSVFNPDCQPLLGSLTAEQLEGEMGYRPLANR